A window from Leptothermofonsia sichuanensis E412 encodes these proteins:
- a CDS encoding GAF domain-containing sensor histidine kinase, protein MINPEHRLSCRLDGLTAATREQKRLLAMEELGLLEAKSIPIFDEAAQTAAHFLDMSICILGLMEQERQRFKSAVGLSRLGLMNELATLRQFPRTESFCTHVVDSHQILSIGDTLSHPAFASSILTHQYGIRSYLGVPLLTSGGFCVGTLAVMDLSPHQFTTKEIEFLELTARWCMSEFERMQGVIPESPTLAQSSTQLVSESQSVANQLKVALLSHLTQELRTPLTSVMGMASVLNREIYGPLTGKQKEYLNIIHNSGQYLLSLVNEIIELSSLDYSHQGLNLAAVDIEMLCQQAINTLEQVAQRREQEISLSVEPGRRIWLLDKDKVRQMLYHLVFSVIQVSNAGSIVRLHVSHRGKNLVISVWVSHPWLGEGLPYPDLGGQPSLASACATITDVELYGVHSPGWEGDFTGRKLGLVAPEGEGAEKSRSAVPKPDSKETLHSNLGVLLSHQLAAMHGGQITVQGSPETGYRYLISLPQLVEATEGL, encoded by the coding sequence ATGATAAACCCTGAACACAGGTTATCCTGCCGTCTTGATGGCTTAACGGCTGCGACACGAGAGCAAAAACGGCTGCTGGCAATGGAGGAGCTTGGCTTACTGGAAGCTAAGAGCATCCCTATCTTTGATGAAGCGGCTCAAACGGCTGCCCATTTTCTGGATATGTCTATTTGCATCCTGGGACTCATGGAGCAGGAGCGGCAGCGGTTCAAATCAGCCGTCGGGTTATCCAGGCTAGGACTGATGAACGAATTGGCAACTCTGCGGCAATTCCCCCGTACCGAATCCTTCTGTACCCATGTGGTTGATAGCCATCAGATACTTTCAATTGGAGATACACTGAGCCATCCTGCTTTTGCCAGCAGTATCTTGACCCACCAGTATGGTATCCGTTCCTATCTGGGCGTTCCCCTGCTGACATCTGGGGGCTTTTGTGTTGGCACCCTGGCTGTGATGGATTTAAGCCCCCATCAGTTTACAACGAAAGAAATTGAGTTTTTGGAACTGACGGCTCGCTGGTGCATGAGTGAATTTGAGCGGATGCAGGGGGTTATCCCCGAATCTCCCACTTTAGCCCAATCCTCTACACAGCTAGTGTCTGAAAGTCAATCAGTGGCTAACCAGTTGAAAGTTGCATTACTCAGTCATCTGACCCAGGAATTGCGGACTCCTTTGACATCCGTGATGGGGATGGCCAGTGTGCTGAATCGGGAAATTTATGGCCCCCTGACTGGCAAGCAAAAGGAGTACCTGAACATCATCCACAACAGCGGTCAATATTTACTTTCTCTGGTGAATGAAATCATTGAACTATCCAGTTTGGATTACAGCCATCAGGGGTTAAACCTGGCGGCGGTTGATATTGAGATGCTGTGTCAGCAGGCGATTAATACGCTGGAACAGGTGGCTCAACGCCGGGAACAGGAAATCAGCCTTTCAGTAGAACCAGGACGCCGGATCTGGCTACTGGACAAAGATAAAGTTAGACAGATGCTTTACCATCTGGTCTTCAGCGTCATTCAGGTTTCTAATGCAGGAAGCATTGTCCGTTTGCATGTATCCCATCGTGGGAAAAATCTAGTTATCTCCGTTTGGGTGTCCCATCCCTGGTTGGGTGAAGGATTGCCCTATCCAGATCTGGGTGGGCAACCCTCCCTGGCATCCGCCTGTGCAACCATCACCGATGTTGAATTATACGGAGTCCATTCACCCGGGTGGGAGGGTGATTTTACCGGCAGAAAGTTGGGGCTGGTTGCACCCGAAGGAGAGGGGGCGGAAAAATCTCGAAGTGCCGTGCCAAAACCAGACTCTAAAGAAACTCTTCATTCTAATTTGGGAGTACTCCTCAGCCACCAACTGGCAGCAATGCATGGCGGGCAGATTACGGTTCAAGGTTCACCAGAAACAGGCTATCGCTATCTCATCAGCCTGCCTCAGCTTGTTGAGGCAACGGAGGGGCTGTGA
- a CDS encoding diheme cytochrome C, whose product MRYPVRSYTRNARQHPSHGGQSVTVLLLLLLLWSICLGWGLSLAAEPHVINRVAQEVAPSEASPDGAGSTGAIGTVDLVPDRLKSGQSLYLENCATCHVGLPPAVMPTETWRQLLQDPQHYGVNIQPLTSPYLQIVWEYIRYASRPQSEREQTPYRLYQSNHFKILHPRVKLPSRPGLSSCISCHPGAGKYDFRSLSSEWQNAP is encoded by the coding sequence GTGCGTTATCCGGTTCGTTCTTACACCAGAAATGCCAGACAGCACCCATCTCACGGTGGACAGTCGGTCACTGTTCTGCTGCTGCTGTTGCTGCTCTGGAGTATCTGTCTGGGGTGGGGACTGTCTCTGGCAGCAGAACCCCACGTCATCAACCGGGTGGCCCAGGAAGTAGCCCCTTCTGAGGCTTCGCCTGATGGGGCGGGTTCCACGGGGGCGATCGGTACAGTAGATCTCGTTCCTGATCGCCTTAAATCTGGACAATCCCTCTACCTGGAAAATTGCGCTACCTGCCATGTCGGCCTACCCCCCGCGGTCATGCCAACAGAAACCTGGCGGCAGTTATTACAGGATCCTCAACACTATGGGGTGAATATTCAACCCCTGACCAGCCCCTACCTGCAAATCGTCTGGGAATATATTCGCTACGCTTCCCGTCCCCAATCTGAACGGGAGCAGACTCCCTATCGGTTATACCAATCCAACCATTTCAAAATCCTGCACCCCCGCGTCAAACTCCCCTCACGTCCCGGACTTTCTAGCTGCATTTCCTGTCATCCCGGTGCCGGTAAATACGATTTCCGAAGCTTAAGCAGTGAGTGGCAGAACGCCCCTTGA
- the secA gene encoding preprotein translocase subunit SecA: MLKTLLGDPNARKLKRYQPIVTEVALLEDEIAALSDQELQGKTVEFKQRLEKGESLDDLLPEAFAVVREAGKRVLNMRHFDVQILGGMILHDNEGGRIKGHIAEMKTGEGKTLVSTLPAYLNALSGRGVHVVTVNDYLARRDAEWMGQIHRFLGLSVGLIQQNMSQPERQRNYNCDITYATNSELGFDYLRDNMATSMADVVQRPFNYCIIDEVDSVLIDEARTPLIISGQVERSSEKYLRASEVAAALIRKQDEDDPNGHYEVDEKQRNIILSDEGFIEVEKMLGVTDLFDPQDPWAHYIFNAIKAKELFINNVNYIVRNNEIVIVDEFTGRVMPGRRWSDGLHQAIEAKERVEIQPETQTLATITYQNFFLLYPKLAGMTGTAKTEEAEFGKIYNLEVATIPTNRPNIRKDLSDVVYKTEEAKWRAVANECAEMHELGRPVLVGTTSVEKSELLSRLLYERKIPHNLLNAKPENVERESEIIAQAGRKGALTIATNMAGRGTDIILGGNADYMARLKVREYFMPRIVQPEDEDSFSVTDVPGADHKQGGGQGFVPGKKVKTWKASPQIYPTQLSKETEKLLKAAVDFAVQTYGERSLPELEAEDRVAIASEKAPTDDPVIQKLREVYNLIRKEYEVYTQREHEEVVQLGGLHVIGTERHESRRIDNQLRGRSARQGDPGTTKFFLSLQDNLLRIFGGDRVAGLMNAFRVEEDMPIESGMLTRSLEGAQKKVETYYYDIRKQVFEYDEVMNNQRRAIYAERRRVLEGHDLKEQVIKYAELTMNDIVEAKINPDLPPEEWDLKGLVAKVQEFVYLLSDLEPAQLEDMSVGEIKTFLHEQVRIAYDLKEAQIEQTQAGLMRQAERFFILHRIDTLWREHLQQMDALRESVGLRGYGQKDPLIEYKSEGYELFLEMMTAIRRDVVYSVFQFQPERQPAATAASEVV; this comes from the coding sequence ATGTTAAAGACTCTGTTAGGCGACCCTAACGCTCGCAAACTCAAAAGATATCAGCCGATTGTCACAGAAGTTGCTCTGCTTGAAGACGAAATCGCAGCATTGTCTGACCAGGAACTCCAGGGCAAAACCGTGGAGTTCAAACAGCGACTTGAAAAAGGCGAATCTCTGGATGACCTGTTGCCCGAAGCCTTTGCCGTTGTCAGAGAAGCAGGAAAGCGCGTTTTGAATATGCGCCACTTTGATGTCCAGATTCTGGGCGGCATGATCCTGCACGACAATGAGGGGGGACGAATTAAAGGGCATATCGCCGAAATGAAAACGGGGGAAGGAAAGACCCTGGTTTCAACGCTGCCCGCCTATCTGAATGCCCTGAGTGGCAGGGGTGTTCATGTGGTTACAGTCAATGATTATCTGGCTCGCCGGGACGCGGAGTGGATGGGGCAGATTCACCGGTTCCTGGGCTTAAGCGTCGGGCTGATTCAGCAGAATATGAGCCAGCCTGAGCGTCAGCGCAACTACAACTGCGATATTACCTACGCCACCAATAGCGAACTGGGCTTCGATTACCTGCGCGACAACATGGCAACCTCAATGGCAGATGTGGTGCAGCGCCCGTTCAACTACTGCATTATTGACGAAGTGGACTCTGTTCTGATTGACGAAGCCCGGACGCCCCTGATCATTTCAGGACAGGTGGAGCGTTCCAGTGAGAAGTACCTCCGGGCATCGGAAGTTGCCGCCGCTTTGATCCGCAAACAGGACGAAGATGACCCCAACGGTCACTACGAAGTCGATGAGAAACAGCGCAACATTATCCTGTCTGATGAAGGCTTCATTGAAGTCGAGAAAATGCTGGGGGTGACGGACCTGTTTGATCCCCAGGATCCCTGGGCACACTACATCTTCAATGCGATTAAGGCGAAGGAACTGTTTATCAATAACGTGAACTACATTGTTCGCAATAATGAAATTGTGATTGTAGACGAATTCACGGGACGGGTAATGCCAGGGCGGCGCTGGAGTGATGGGTTACACCAGGCGATCGAAGCGAAAGAGCGAGTTGAAATCCAACCGGAAACCCAAACCCTGGCAACGATTACCTATCAGAACTTTTTCCTGTTGTATCCCAAACTGGCGGGTATGACTGGCACTGCCAAAACGGAGGAAGCGGAGTTTGGCAAGATTTATAACCTGGAAGTTGCCACCATTCCCACCAATCGTCCCAATATCCGGAAAGACCTGTCGGATGTGGTCTATAAGACAGAAGAGGCGAAGTGGAGAGCCGTTGCCAACGAATGTGCTGAGATGCACGAATTGGGTCGCCCGGTGCTGGTGGGCACAACCAGTGTGGAAAAGTCAGAATTGCTGTCGCGCCTGCTGTACGAGCGTAAAATTCCCCATAACCTGCTGAATGCAAAGCCAGAGAATGTGGAGCGAGAATCTGAAATTATTGCCCAGGCAGGTCGCAAGGGTGCCCTGACGATCGCCACCAACATGGCAGGGCGGGGGACGGACATCATCCTGGGTGGTAACGCTGACTACATGGCACGCCTGAAGGTGCGGGAATACTTTATGCCGCGCATTGTGCAACCCGAAGATGAGGATAGCTTCAGTGTCACTGATGTCCCCGGTGCTGATCACAAACAGGGTGGTGGACAGGGCTTTGTTCCGGGTAAGAAGGTCAAAACCTGGAAGGCGTCGCCCCAAATTTACCCCACCCAACTGTCGAAGGAAACGGAGAAGCTTCTGAAAGCCGCGGTGGACTTTGCCGTTCAAACCTATGGTGAACGGTCTTTGCCTGAACTGGAAGCAGAAGACCGGGTTGCAATTGCCTCTGAAAAAGCACCCACTGACGATCCTGTGATTCAAAAATTGCGGGAAGTCTACAATCTGATTCGGAAGGAATACGAGGTTTACACGCAACGGGAGCATGAAGAAGTGGTGCAGTTGGGGGGTCTCCATGTCATTGGTACGGAGCGCCACGAGTCCCGACGCATTGATAACCAGCTACGAGGACGCTCTGCCCGCCAGGGTGACCCTGGAACCACCAAGTTCTTCCTCAGTTTGCAAGATAATCTGCTGCGTATCTTTGGGGGCGATCGCGTAGCTGGCTTGATGAACGCCTTCCGGGTTGAGGAAGACATGCCAATTGAATCCGGGATGCTGACGCGATCGCTGGAAGGTGCCCAGAAGAAAGTTGAAACCTACTACTACGACATCCGAAAACAGGTATTTGAGTATGACGAGGTGATGAATAACCAGCGTCGCGCCATCTATGCTGAACGGCGTCGCGTTCTGGAAGGGCATGACCTGAAGGAACAGGTCATCAAATATGCTGAACTGACGATGAACGACATCGTAGAGGCAAAGATCAACCCCGATCTGCCCCCAGAGGAATGGGACTTGAAAGGGCTGGTGGCAAAAGTCCAGGAATTTGTCTACCTTCTCTCCGACCTGGAACCAGCGCAACTGGAAGATATGAGTGTCGGCGAGATCAAAACATTCCTGCATGAACAGGTGCGCATTGCCTACGATCTTAAGGAAGCTCAGATTGAGCAGACCCAGGCTGGTTTAATGCGGCAGGCAGAGCGCTTCTTCATCCTGCATCGGATTGATACCCTCTGGCGAGAACACCTGCAACAGATGGATGCGCTGCGGGAATCAGTTGGGCTGCGTGGCTACGGGCAAAAAGACCCCCTGATTGAGTACAAGAGTGAAGGCTATGAATTATTCCTCGAAATGATGACAGCAATCCGGCGGGATGTGGTCTACTCAGTCTTCCAGTTCCAACCTGAAAGGCAGCCTGCGGCTACGGCAGCCTCAGAAGTGGTATAG
- a CDS encoding GNAT family N-acetyltransferase, with protein MDCRHIQFCDQKGQIDLEQLKALLQLAAFWAQERRTEDLAVAIINSEPVITAWDNDQLIGFARATSDGIYRATIWDVVIHPNYQGLGLGRRLVETVLAHPRMNRVERIYLMTTHQQQFYERIGFEYNSSTTMVLHNPLVATPSELLAVINGEQVSQ; from the coding sequence ATGGATTGTCGTCATATTCAGTTTTGTGACCAGAAGGGACAGATAGATCTGGAACAACTCAAAGCATTATTGCAACTGGCAGCCTTTTGGGCGCAGGAGCGACGAACCGAAGATTTAGCGGTAGCAATTATCAACAGTGAGCCAGTGATCACTGCCTGGGACAATGACCAACTGATTGGGTTTGCCAGAGCTACGTCTGATGGCATCTACCGTGCCACGATCTGGGATGTCGTGATTCATCCGAATTACCAGGGCCTGGGTTTAGGGCGCAGGCTGGTGGAAACCGTGCTTGCCCATCCCCGTATGAATCGGGTGGAACGTATTTACCTGATGACTACCCACCAGCAGCAGTTTTATGAGCGCATCGGGTTTGAATACAACAGCAGTACAACGATGGTGCTGCACAATCCGCTGGTGGCAACCCCCTCCGAATTGCTGGCAGTGATCAACGGGGAGCAGGTAAGCCAGTGA
- a CDS encoding cell division protein SepF: protein MNIFQRMWGTLGLGDQYDDEYEYEYDEEMPPNFYSSDERYPADPRSAPVNAPATNVVGMPNRNLSHTEMCLMEPRSFEDMPQAVTALRERKSIILNLSLMDPDTAQRCVDFVAGAAFAIDGHQERLGEHIFLFTPSFVQISSYPSGVATSMNVGQATTPPPTHHLTPPVPNWAVGKPRMM from the coding sequence ATGAACATCTTTCAACGTATGTGGGGCACACTTGGATTGGGAGACCAATACGACGATGAGTATGAGTATGAGTATGACGAAGAGATGCCACCTAATTTCTACTCATCAGATGAGCGTTATCCCGCCGATCCGCGTTCGGCTCCGGTAAATGCTCCGGCAACCAATGTAGTCGGGATGCCCAATCGAAACCTCTCTCATACAGAGATGTGTTTGATGGAGCCGCGTTCTTTTGAGGATATGCCGCAGGCGGTGACTGCGTTACGAGAGCGAAAATCGATTATTCTCAACTTGAGTTTAATGGATCCAGATACGGCTCAACGCTGCGTCGATTTTGTGGCAGGGGCAGCTTTCGCGATCGACGGGCATCAGGAACGTTTAGGCGAACATATTTTTCTGTTCACGCCCAGTTTTGTGCAGATTAGCAGTTACCCCTCTGGGGTAGCCACCTCCATGAATGTTGGACAAGCTACCACTCCCCCGCCCACTCATCATTTGACTCCACCCGTGCCCAATTGGGCCGTTGGCAAACCGCGGATGATGTGA
- a CDS encoding metallophosphoesterase yields MHPLLTGSLSIERIQVNIPDLPASLKGCQLVQLSDFHFDGWRLSVSLLEAAIAASNAARPDLILLTGDFVTDTPAAIHNLVPWLQKLESRNGIYAVLGNHDICYSRSRSEITQALSNIGIHVLWNQIAYPWGSALPIVGLADFWSSDFCPGSVMDQLDETTPRIVLSHNPDSAEPLQPWRVDLQLSGHSHGGQIVIPGVGTLSQHLSTFYKNTPKQIRHLFPLMKVCYRTMKHWEWSQGLHTLRPNHLLYVNRGLGTYLPGRLFCPPEVTVITLN; encoded by the coding sequence ATGCACCCTCTCCTTACAGGTTCATTATCCATAGAACGCATCCAGGTCAACATCCCAGACCTGCCAGCCTCCCTGAAAGGATGCCAATTAGTTCAGCTTTCCGACTTTCACTTCGATGGATGGCGACTTTCTGTCTCGCTTTTAGAGGCCGCGATCGCTGCCAGCAATGCCGCCAGACCAGACCTGATCCTGTTAACGGGTGACTTTGTGACGGATACGCCAGCGGCGATTCACAACCTGGTCCCCTGGTTACAAAAGCTGGAAAGCCGGAATGGAATCTATGCCGTCTTAGGAAACCACGATATCTGCTATTCGCGATCGCGCTCGGAAATCACTCAGGCACTCAGTAACATTGGCATCCATGTTCTGTGGAACCAGATTGCCTATCCCTGGGGATCCGCGTTACCCATTGTTGGTCTGGCTGACTTCTGGTCGTCTGACTTTTGCCCAGGTTCGGTGATGGACCAATTAGACGAAACCACTCCCCGCATTGTCCTCTCCCACAACCCGGATAGTGCTGAACCGCTTCAGCCGTGGCGTGTCGATCTGCAATTATCGGGTCATAGCCACGGCGGTCAAATCGTAATACCTGGCGTGGGCACCCTCTCTCAACATCTCTCAACCTTTTACAAAAACACACCCAAACAAATCCGGCACCTCTTTCCTCTTATGAAAGTATGTTATCGGACAATGAAACATTGGGAATGGTCACAGGGCCTTCACACCCTTCGCCCAAATCACCTTCTTTATGTCAATCGTGGCCTGGGCACTTATCTGCCTGGTCGGCTGTTTTGTCCTCCAGAGGTTACCGTAATCACACTGAACTAG